A DNA window from Thalassospiraceae bacterium LMO-JJ14 contains the following coding sequences:
- a CDS encoding 2-hydroxychromene-2-carboxylate isomerase has translation MPTIDYYFTLVSPWTYLGDAEFKKIADRHGAKIRHIPVNLGRVFGATGGLPLAKRSDARKALRMQELRRWREYRNVPLNLEPKHFPVSDKLAAGMVIAAQETGKDVYDFCHAIMRAVWAEERDISDTDTMIEIADSCGLDGKLLSTAALSPSVTQKWEADTDTAIERGVMGAPFFIIGNETLWGQDRLEFVERILAR, from the coding sequence GTGCCCACCATCGACTACTATTTCACCCTCGTTTCCCCCTGGACTTATCTGGGCGATGCCGAATTCAAGAAAATTGCCGACCGTCACGGCGCGAAGATTCGCCACATACCGGTCAATCTGGGACGTGTATTCGGGGCCACAGGCGGATTACCGCTGGCCAAGCGCTCGGATGCGCGCAAGGCACTCAGGATGCAGGAACTCCGGCGCTGGCGTGAATACCGGAACGTGCCGCTTAACCTGGAGCCGAAGCATTTCCCCGTTTCTGACAAGCTGGCCGCCGGCATGGTCATCGCCGCACAGGAGACAGGCAAAGACGTCTATGATTTCTGCCACGCCATCATGCGCGCCGTGTGGGCCGAGGAACGCGACATTTCCGATACCGACACCATGATCGAGATCGCCGATTCGTGCGGTCTCGACGGCAAGCTGCTGTCCACCGCGGCACTCAGCCCGTCCGTCACGCAGAAATGGGAAGCCGACACCGACACGGCGATCGAACGCGGTGTCATGGGGGCACCGTTCTTCATCATCGGCAATGAAACCCTGTGGGGGCAGGACCGGCTGGAATTCGTCGAACGGATCCTTGCCCGGTAA
- a CDS encoding TIGR03032 family protein, translated as MPPRKKTAAKSKSPSKKTSSVKSKPGDKTGTDDSAKSVELITSRHFASWMAGQGISLAFTTYQASKLFLIGLTPEGEISVSERTIDRCMGIASSGRSLYVASKWQIWRFENAMNPGERADGYDAVYVPKASHVTGDVDCHEMAVDGDGRLVFVNTLFNSLSYLSRDYSFFPAWKPDFISAYVPEDRCHLNGVAIQDGRPAYVTAVSRSDMADGWRDRRKDGGIVIDVRSNEIVCEGLSMPHSPRLHGKTLWVQDSGTGFLGRVDVNAKNFEPVVMCPGFLRGMTIVGNFAIACISKGREGHTFGDLALEQNLKDRDTDARCGLVVIELTSGNILHWLRLEGLVEELFGVAALQGVLNPRAVGFKSDEIARTISLPPDLN; from the coding sequence ATGCCGCCACGTAAAAAAACAGCCGCCAAGTCCAAGTCTCCGTCCAAGAAGACATCATCGGTAAAATCAAAACCGGGTGACAAAACGGGCACGGACGACAGCGCCAAGAGCGTTGAGTTGATTACTTCACGCCATTTCGCTTCGTGGATGGCAGGGCAGGGCATCAGTCTTGCCTTCACTACCTATCAGGCATCGAAACTTTTTCTGATCGGCCTGACCCCGGAAGGGGAGATATCGGTATCCGAGCGGACCATCGATCGCTGCATGGGGATCGCTAGTTCGGGCCGCTCGCTCTACGTCGCCTCGAAATGGCAGATCTGGCGGTTCGAAAACGCCATGAACCCCGGCGAGCGCGCCGACGGGTACGACGCCGTCTATGTTCCCAAGGCGAGCCATGTGACCGGCGATGTCGATTGCCATGAAATGGCCGTCGACGGCGATGGTCGTCTGGTGTTCGTCAACACCCTGTTCAACAGTCTTTCGTATCTCAGCCGGGACTACAGTTTTTTCCCGGCATGGAAGCCCGATTTCATTTCGGCTTATGTACCCGAGGACCGCTGTCATTTGAACGGGGTTGCCATACAGGACGGCCGCCCTGCTTACGTGACGGCCGTATCACGCTCCGACATGGCGGATGGCTGGCGCGACCGGCGCAAGGACGGCGGCATTGTCATCGACGTCCGCAGCAATGAAATCGTCTGCGAAGGCCTGTCGATGCCGCATTCGCCGCGCCTGCACGGCAAGACGCTGTGGGTGCAGGATTCAGGTACGGGATTTCTCGGCCGTGTCGACGTGAATGCCAAGAATTTCGAACCCGTCGTGATGTGCCCCGGATTTCTGCGCGGTATGACCATCGTCGGCAATTTCGCCATTGCCTGCATTTCCAAGGGCAGGGAAGGACATACCTTCGGCGACCTGGCGCTGGAACAGAATCTGAAAGACCGTGACACCGACGCCCGCTGCGGTCTGGTCGTGATCGAACTGACGTCCGGCAATATCCTGCACTGGCTCAGGCTCGAAGGCCTGGTCGAGGAATTGTTCGGCGTGGCAGCCCTTCAGGGCGTGCTCAATCCCCGGGCCGTCGGCTTCAAAAGCGACGAGATCGCCCGCACCATCAGCCTGCCGCCCGATCTTAATTAA
- a CDS encoding acyl-CoA synthetase: protein MPLLHDAGSYEAVRDAFTWHVPERVNMAEQVCDRHALATPDATGLIVAHPDGTQRDYSWRELRTLANKMANFMTAQGVVRGDRVGILLSQCVEAAISHVGAWKMGAISIPLFSLFGEEALAFRLKDSGARVIVTEAAHYPKIAAIRDQLPELKLVLLIDGEAGDGTLDLWQGLEKASDAYTNVDTASTDPSYIVYTSGTTGNPKGALQGHRSLIGHMPAVEFFHDFLPQPGDLMWTPADWAWIGGLMNCLMGAWFHGVPVLAYRAGKYDPEAALRLMAKYRVRNTFMPPTALKMMRAVADIPSFGVDLRTIACAGEPMGVELLDWGRASFGITLNEFYGQTECNLVVANCQKIMDIKPGSMGRPIPGHDVRIIDSEGQEVAPGTVGQIAVRAPDPVMMLEYWNNPEATRNKYLGEWLLTGDQGQMDEDGYLWFVGRDDDVITSAGYRIGPGEIEDCLTKHPSIELAAAVGVPDPVRTEIIKVFIKLMPGNNGSPDLEEDIRGFVKTRLSPHEYPRLVEFVDELPLTSTGKIMRKVLRDREIAKQAETSATA, encoded by the coding sequence ATGCCGCTGTTGCACGATGCAGGCAGTTACGAAGCCGTGCGTGATGCCTTTACCTGGCACGTACCTGAACGGGTCAACATGGCCGAACAGGTCTGCGACAGGCATGCCCTGGCCACACCGGATGCGACGGGACTGATCGTCGCCCATCCCGACGGCACGCAGCGCGATTATTCTTGGCGTGAATTACGTACCCTCGCCAACAAAATGGCCAATTTCATGACGGCCCAGGGGGTCGTGCGCGGTGACCGTGTCGGCATCCTGCTATCGCAGTGCGTCGAAGCGGCGATCAGCCATGTCGGCGCGTGGAAGATGGGGGCGATCTCTATCCCGTTGTTTTCGCTGTTCGGTGAGGAAGCCCTCGCCTTTCGGCTCAAGGACAGCGGTGCGCGCGTTATCGTCACCGAGGCCGCGCATTACCCCAAAATCGCCGCGATCCGCGATCAGCTCCCAGAGCTGAAACTGGTGCTTTTGATCGACGGTGAAGCAGGCGACGGTACACTCGATCTGTGGCAGGGGCTGGAGAAAGCCTCCGACGCCTATACGAACGTCGATACCGCCAGTACCGATCCGTCGTATATCGTTTATACCTCCGGCACCACCGGCAACCCCAAGGGCGCGCTGCAGGGCCACAGATCCCTGATCGGCCATATGCCGGCGGTCGAATTCTTTCATGACTTCCTGCCGCAACCGGGCGATCTGATGTGGACACCCGCCGACTGGGCATGGATCGGCGGCCTGATGAACTGCCTGATGGGGGCCTGGTTTCATGGCGTGCCGGTGCTGGCATACCGTGCCGGCAAGTACGACCCGGAAGCAGCCCTCAGATTGATGGCGAAATACCGGGTGCGAAATACCTTCATGCCGCCGACGGCCCTGAAAATGATGCGCGCGGTGGCCGACATCCCCTCGTTCGGTGTCGATCTCAGGACCATCGCCTGCGCCGGCGAACCGATGGGCGTTGAACTGCTCGACTGGGGCCGTGCGTCGTTCGGGATCACGCTGAACGAGTTTTACGGACAGACCGAGTGCAATCTGGTCGTCGCCAACTGCCAGAAGATCATGGACATCAAGCCCGGTTCCATGGGCCGCCCGATCCCCGGTCACGATGTCCGGATCATCGACAGCGAAGGCCAAGAGGTTGCCCCCGGCACGGTCGGCCAAATCGCCGTCAGGGCGCCGGACCCGGTGATGATGCTGGAATACTGGAACAACCCCGAAGCGACCCGGAACAAGTATCTGGGCGAGTGGCTTCTCACCGGCGACCAGGGACAGATGGACGAAGACGGGTACCTGTGGTTTGTCGGCCGCGATGACGATGTCATCACATCGGCGGGCTATCGTATCGGCCCCGGCGAGATCGAGGATTGCCTGACCAAGCATCCGTCCATCGAGTTGGCCGCCGCCGTCGGCGTGCCGGACCCGGTCAGGACCGAGATCATCAAGGTATTTATCAAGCTGATGCCGGGCAACAACGGATCGCCCGATCTGGAAGAGGATATTCGGGGGTTTGTGAAAACACGGCTCAGTCCGCACGAATATCCGCGACTGGTGGAGTTCGTCGACGAACTGCCGCTGACCTCGACCGGCAAGATCATGCGTAAAGTTCTGCGAGACCGGGAAATCGCCAAACAGGCGGAAACGTCCGCGACTGCGTGA